The Portunus trituberculatus isolate SZX2019 chromosome 19, ASM1759143v1, whole genome shotgun sequence genome contains a region encoding:
- the LOC123506010 gene encoding uncharacterized protein LOC123506010 codes for MEDCRRLRVSLFLLRLVGGFPYQRRKTNEYMKTVTQVYTQMYVSEAGQRRASAERPPRYHARTGWRVWAWCLGIILVCYVTLVVFEVPRVGTRYSAWPATLMVANKVREMITSLTVLVTEVYLLASSSRAVETTNQYLDLLPASGRRPATLTTDLCVAVSGLLFLGGNCIVLASYVYYLSYNGICGYIFYVITQYVETILYLLINCFVIAYLYTVILLFCTMFEKMKRQLVEACSKWDISEDVNLRRIISQMYACEASVQPPDTDTDVVTHRRVNSKANKGSEDLARVAKDCRRTLTQLHLLHYSLNRYLGLPITLIMLTSVVYSILACFYLSYMFFMTNAMRVMSVSYFMIGVLPQILLSNLPVLLQTQEDELRLLIRSLLRQEDNDTTKNEVS; via the exons ATGGAGGACTGCAGGCGTTTACGGGTGTCGCTGTTCTTGCTGAGGCTGGTGGGAGGCTTTCCATACCAGCGAAGGAAGACCAATGAGTACATGAAGACAGTCACTCAGGTGTACACTCAAATGTACGTGTCAGAGGCAGGACAGCGACGAGCCTCGGCGGAAAGGCCGCCTCGCTACCATGCCAGAACCGGCTGGCGGGTGTGGGCGTGGTGTTTGGGGATCATCTTGGTGTGCTATGTGACGTTAGTAGTGTTTGAAGTTCCAAGAGTAGGCACCCGCTACAGTGCCTGGCCCGCGACACTGATGGTGGCTAACAAAGTGCGTGAAATGATCACCAGTCTGacggtgctggtgacagaagtgTATCTGCTGGCCAGCTCCTCCAGGGCGGTGGAGACAACGAACCAGTACCTGGACCTGCTGCCCGCCTCTGGGCGCCGCCCTGCCACGCTCACAACAGACTTGTGTGTGGCGGTGAGCGGCCTGCTGTTTCTGGGAGGGAATTGCATCGTCCTCGCCTCCTACGTGTACTACCTCTCCTATAACGGTATTTGTGGATACATTTTCTACGTGATCACTCAGTACGTGGAGACCATTCTGTACCTCCTCATCAACTGCTTTGTGATAGCCTACCTATACACGGTGATTCTACTTTTCTGCACCATGTtcgagaaaatgaagaggcagCTGGTGGAGGCGTGTTCAAAATGGGACATTAGCGAGGACGTCAACCTTCGTAGGATTATTTCGCAAATGTACGCATGTGAGGCGAGCGTCCAGCCTCCAGACACAGATACAGACGTGGTCACGCACAGGCGAGTGAACAGCAAAGCAAACAAGGGAAGCGAAGACTTGGCAAGGGTGGCCAAGGACTGCCGACGAACTCTCACACAGCTGCACCTCCTCCACTACTCCCTGAACCGCTACCTGGGCCTGCCCATCACGCTCATCATGCTCACCTCCGTCGTGTACAGCATCCTGGCCTGCTTTTACCTATCCTATATGTTCTTTATGACCAATGCAATGCGAGTCATGTCAGTGTCCTACTTCATGATTGGCGTCCTGCCTCAGATCCTCCTCTCCAACCTACCAGTCCTCCTGCAGACACAG GAGGACGAGTTGAGGCTTCTGATTCGCTCTTTGCTTCGCCAAGAGGACAATGACACGACCAAGAACGAGGTaagctaa